The Nitrospirota bacterium genome segment GGGGAAGGCGGTTTCACGGAGGACGAACCTCTCTGGCGCTCTTTCAGGCATTTCCATAATCCCTTAAAGCCTTGGGATACCGCAGGTCTTAAGGATTCTCATTTAAAATATGAAGAGCGATTTAGATATAGTAACCATCTGCACAATTTTACTTTATCACATTAAAAAATTAGAGTCAAATGTTCAGCTCATGTGGAGAGGGATTCAACGAGAAAAATAGAAATTATATGACACCTTTCGATAAGCTTCAAAAAGTTACCGAATTAGTGAGCGAAAACAACCGTCGCATTTTTTTCCCACCTTCCTCTTCCTTACCCCTTCCTCTCCTTGTCTACGACTCATAAAGAAAAACTCCTTTGCCCTTTATCTTAAGCAGGCGGATTTTTCCTGTCAAGGGCGACAGAGCAGGCGTGCAGTAGTGCAGTAGTAACTGAGATTCTGAAATGAATTCAGAATGACCCCCTCATCCTGCCTCTCCTGCAAAGTGGAGAGGGGAACACACCCCTGCCCCTCTTAATAGAGGGGAATAACTGTGGAAATGTTTCTAAGAACTACTTTAGAAGACTTTTTCATATTAGATGTGTTAGAGGAGTTTTCCATCTCTAAGTGATATAGTGAAAGTGACAGGGAAAAGAAGGATTCCGAACAAGTCGGAATGACAGACCCCTAAAACCATAGTTCATTTTTTTGCTTGACAAAGGGTTTTGGAAATTAAAGCAAAATGGAGGTCTGAATGAAAAGACAGACACTTTTAAGATGGGCAAGTGAGGCACAGCACTCAGTGTGAAGGAGAAAACAGTTAGATTTCCCATGATGCCATATGTTAATTTATAAGGGAGCTTTTATGGGGAAAAACATTTTAGAGAAGATATTGGACTCACACAGGGTTTATGGTGATATAAAGCCAGGCAGTATTGTGGGGCTTCGTGTTGACCATGTCTATACGCAAGATGCAACAGGAACCATGGCGTGGCTTCAATTCGAGGCTATTGGGGTTAAAAGAATAAAGGTTCCTCTTTCGGTCTCCTATGTTGACCATAATATGCTTCAGTCTAATTTCATGAATGCAGATGACCATGCCTTCCTCGAAAGCATTGCCTTAAAATACGGTGCATATTTTTCAAGACCTGGAAACGGCATATCCCATCAGGTGCACCTCGAAAGGTTCTCTGCTCCTGGACTTATTGCACTTGGCACAGACAGCCACACCCCAACAGGCGGAGGCATAGGCATGCTTTCAATTGGCGTAGGAGGACTCGATGCCGCAACTACCATGGCAGGAAAGGCATTTGAGCTTAAAGTCCCAGAAGTGTTTCTTATCAGGCTTAAGGGAAAGTTGAGAAAGCCATGGGTCACTGCAATGGATGTAATCCTTGAGGTGCTTAGAAGGCTCACAGTCAAAGGTGGTGTTGGCTATATACTCGAATACGGAGGCACTGGGGTTAAAGACCTTAATGTTACAGAAAGGGCAACGATTACAAATATGGGTGCTGAACTTGGTGCAACCACCTCTGTATTCCCAAGCGATAAAAAGACACTCCATTATTTAAAGGCAGAGGGAAGGGAAAAAGATTGGGTAGAGCTTCATTCCGATGAGTCTTCGGATTATTCAAGAGTATTGGAGATAGACCTATCTAACATCGAGCCCCTGATTGCACAGCCTCATAGCCCTGATAATGTTATACCTATAAAGGAGCTTTCAGGGAAAAAGATAAATCAGGTCTGCATAGGAAGCTGTACGAATTCCTCTTATCTTACGATGAGGCAGGTGGCATCTATACTTAAAGGAAAGACAGTGGCAAAGGGTGTAAGCCTTCTTATAAATCCCGGCTCAAAGCAGGTCTATGAGATGCTCTCAAGAGACAGGCTGACTGCTCAAATGATAGACGCAGGTGCAAGAATCCTTGAGGCGTCCTGCGGACCGTGCATAGGCATGGG includes the following:
- a CDS encoding aconitate hydratase, coding for MGKNILEKILDSHRVYGDIKPGSIVGLRVDHVYTQDATGTMAWLQFEAIGVKRIKVPLSVSYVDHNMLQSNFMNADDHAFLESIALKYGAYFSRPGNGISHQVHLERFSAPGLIALGTDSHTPTGGGIGMLSIGVGGLDAATTMAGKAFELKVPEVFLIRLKGKLRKPWVTAMDVILEVLRRLTVKGGVGYILEYGGTGVKDLNVTERATITNMGAELGATTSVFPSDKKTLHYLKAEGREKDWVELHSDESSDYSRVLEIDLSNIEPLIAQPHSPDNVIPIKELSGKKINQVCIGSCTNSSYLTMRQVASILKGKTVAKGVSLLINPGSKQVYEMLSRDRLTAQMIDAGARILEASCGPCIGMGGAPGTGQVSIRSYNRNFKGRSGNKDAFVYLANPLISALFAIKGEIVDPMTLRIKVPKFREPKKYLINDNLLVPPAKDTSDVSVIKGPNIKSVPLKTPLTETIEAEVLIKLGDDITTDDIMPAGSQILPLRSNIPAISEYVLSGIDSTFSKRAKEAKGFIIIGGENYGQGSSREHAAIAPMYLGLQAVIAKSFARIHRTNLINFGVLPLVFKNASDYDCVEGGDKLLIKNLKGSLKTDIKVENLTKGSSFYVLSAFNDREAELILKGGLLPHTRGL